The following proteins are co-located in the Flammeovirga kamogawensis genome:
- the sppA gene encoding signal peptide peptidase SppA, giving the protein MKGFLKTTFAVVVGICLFTGIFFVGGLVFFVGLAASTSSSQPVTIDQHSVLELKLSQQIAEIGEVDPFESLNSSYFPSKGSASLHEYLDIINKAAADDNISGIYLKGGYFGGSMPMAVEIRAALKAFKSEGKFIYAYADNISEAGYYIISEADKIYLNPIGDLEFNGLSSEILYWKDFFKKIGVEPEVFRVGKYKSAVEPFMTNKMSSANKEQISSYLNSLNDIYLQGVSDSRGIAVEELKEISNKMKIRSSEDALALKFVDELTYEDEVTTQLASELDLEDSNDISFVKYNKYKDVTDPRSRQLGEGKVVVLSAEGEIIYGKAEGGSKAIANVDLVKEINDLADDDDVDAVVLRVNSPGGSALSSDIIWRAVQNLKKKKPVVASMSTYAASGGYYISMGCDKIVAYPNTITGSIGIFGLGFNPSELMQKKLGIKSYAVSTGEFSNFQSMLDDFSDEDFDIIQKSVEKGYKVFTSKAAEGRHMKIDDLLAVAQGRVWTGIQAKKVGLVDELGGYNEAIKIAADLAGLEEGDYKVKYLPGEVDFFQEILKGMDMEVQSRVKQAVLGEYSIKMDKLTNWMQSLQGVQAAIPYYEEIEGFERP; this is encoded by the coding sequence ATGAAAGGTTTTCTTAAAACAACTTTTGCAGTTGTTGTGGGTATATGCTTGTTTACAGGAATATTTTTTGTCGGTGGACTTGTATTCTTTGTTGGTCTTGCGGCATCAACAAGTAGTTCTCAGCCAGTTACCATTGATCAACATTCTGTATTAGAATTAAAATTATCTCAACAAATTGCTGAAATAGGAGAAGTAGATCCTTTTGAGTCTTTAAACTCAAGTTATTTCCCATCCAAAGGATCGGCAAGTCTCCATGAATATTTAGACATTATTAATAAAGCAGCGGCAGATGATAATATATCTGGTATCTATCTTAAAGGAGGTTATTTTGGTGGTAGCATGCCAATGGCTGTAGAAATTCGTGCGGCTTTAAAAGCTTTTAAAAGTGAGGGTAAATTTATTTACGCTTACGCTGATAATATTTCAGAAGCTGGATATTACATTATTTCAGAGGCAGATAAAATTTATTTAAACCCAATCGGTGATTTAGAGTTTAATGGTTTGTCTTCTGAAATACTATATTGGAAAGACTTTTTTAAGAAGATTGGTGTTGAACCTGAAGTTTTTAGAGTAGGTAAATATAAGAGTGCTGTAGAACCATTTATGACTAATAAAATGAGTTCTGCCAATAAAGAACAAATTTCATCTTATCTAAATAGCCTGAACGATATTTATTTACAAGGTGTAAGTGATTCAAGAGGTATTGCAGTTGAAGAGTTGAAAGAAATTTCTAATAAAATGAAAATTCGTTCGTCTGAAGATGCTTTAGCCTTAAAGTTTGTAGATGAACTTACTTATGAAGATGAAGTAACAACGCAATTAGCAAGTGAACTTGATTTAGAAGATAGTAATGATATTTCTTTTGTGAAGTACAACAAATACAAAGATGTTACAGATCCTAGATCAAGACAATTAGGTGAAGGAAAAGTTGTTGTTCTTTCTGCAGAAGGGGAAATAATTTATGGAAAAGCAGAAGGTGGATCGAAAGCTATAGCTAATGTCGACCTTGTAAAAGAAATAAATGATTTAGCAGATGATGATGATGTAGATGCAGTTGTATTAAGAGTAAACTCACCAGGTGGAAGTGCTTTATCATCTGATATTATTTGGAGAGCTGTTCAAAATTTAAAAAAGAAAAAACCTGTAGTAGCTTCAATGTCTACTTATGCAGCATCTGGAGGGTATTATATCTCTATGGGGTGTGATAAAATTGTTGCTTATCCAAATACAATAACTGGATCTATCGGAATTTTTGGACTAGGTTTTAATCCTTCAGAATTAATGCAAAAGAAATTAGGTATCAAAAGCTATGCAGTTAGCACTGGCGAGTTTTCTAATTTCCAATCTATGCTAGATGATTTTTCTGATGAAGATTTCGATATTATTCAAAAATCTGTTGAGAAAGGATACAAGGTATTCACATCAAAAGCTGCCGAAGGTCGTCATATGAAAATAGACGATTTATTAGCTGTTGCTCAAGGTAGAGTTTGGACAGGTATTCAAGCTAAAAAAGTAGGTTTGGTAGATGAGTTGGGTGGTTATAATGAAGCGATTAAAATCGCGGCTGATCTTGCAGGGTTAGAAGAAGGTGATTATAAAGTCAAATATCTACCTGGTGAAGTAGATTTCTTCCAAGAAATTTTAAAAGGAATGGATATGGAAGTACAATCTAGAGTAAAACAAGCTGTACTTGGAGAATACTCAATCAAAATGGATAAGCTGACTAATTGGATGCAATCTTTGCAAGGTGTTCAAGCAGCAATTCCATACTACGAGGAAATTGAAGGGTTTGAAAGACCATAA